The nucleotide window ACATCTGCAAAGTGTATAACCCTTTCAAAAATATCTGGGTAAATACGGGAGCAGGTGGATTTTCTTATTCTCATCACACGGATGCATTTACTATACCTACTTGCCGCACTGCACAAATATCCTTGACACAATGTACAAATGCATATATTGCTTCTAACTCCTGTCCGTCAACATTATCTCCACCCTGCAATCCCGCCTGCGAGAGGCAAATCATTTCAGAAATAAATACGCTCACTGCACTGCTTGTAGCAGGAGATGCACCTGCTCTATATCAAATCATTGCTTCGAATTCTTCTGCCGGTCAAATAAAAAATGCTTTGCTCGCACCGGGTCCTTACCTGAGCGATGGCGTTTTAATTGCTGCCATCACCCGTACCAATCCTTTGCCTCCGGGTCATATTAAAGATATTATCATTCCAAATTCACCTGTCACTTCATCGGTAATGACCGCGCTTAACAGCATCAATTTACCGAACGGAATCAGAAAAAATATTAACGATGCGCAAACCGGAACATCTGCACGCGCACAGGTGGAAGCGCAATTAGCCGCGCTCCCTCCGAAAGATTTAGCAGTAAGCGATTTGTTTCGCCAATATCTGAATGACTCAACTATTGCAAACCCTGTTGACAGCGTGATTTCCTTTTTAGTAACTCAAAACGATTTAACTTCAAGGCAAACATTACTGCAGGCATATCTTACGAAAAACGATTGCCAGAATTCACGTACAACATTTAATCAAATCAGCAGTTCCTCATCATCGTCATTTGTTACATTCTATGATTTGATGACAACTCTTTGTGAGCAGAGCAAAACAATTCTTGAACTCACAGCAGATGAGCGATTCTTGCTTGAAAATCTTGCTTTACAAAATGCCGATGTTTCTGTTTCTGCACAAAATATTCTTCGATTTGTTTATGGTATGTCTTTTCCCGAAATAATAGAAGATTTGATAGTCCCCGATTCGCTTAAAATCAAAGGAGTATTTATTGACGGAATTGTATGTGGTGGAAATCCAGTTATAGGTGATACCCTTTTCATGTTTGACAGCGCAATGCAGGAAGTATCTTCTATAACACCTGTAGTTACTGATGCAAATGGTAATTTTGCGTTTGATTTTTTTGAAGTCTCACGACTTAATGAATCAGCCCAATTCTCATTCGGAACAAAAAGCGGTTTGCCTTTGCAAACCCCCGGATTTCAAACCATCACGGACTGGATTGCACAAAGCCCAATTACACTTGTTCGTTCTTGTCCTGTAACAACCTATCAAAAAACCATTGGCGGCACAGGCAACGAAGAAAATAATTATTGCATCCACACTCCCGATGGAGGATTTTTAATAGCCGGAAGCACCACCAGTGCAGGCGCGGGCGGGCGCGATATTTATGTGATGCGGACAGACAGCGCAATGAATATTCTTTGGTCAAGAACATTCGGAGGGCCGAACGATGATGTTTTGTTTGACCGCCAGCCCACCCTTTCACTCGGACAAATAGCAACTCCCATCGGAGCAATTCAGGGACCAAGTGGCGGATTTATTATTCTCGGACATACCTTTTCTTTCGGACAGGGAAGCAGTGATTTATATCTTCTGCGGATAGGCGACAGCGGAAATTTAATCTGGTCAAAAACTTTCGGAACCAATCAAATTGAGCGGGGAATTTCCGTACAGCAATTATCCAATGGAGATTTACTTCTTCTCGGAGATGTTGAATCGGGTCCCTTTGGAGGAAAAGATGTTTACATTATCCGTACTGATGTAAACGGCAACACACTTTGGAACAAACGCCTTGGCGCTGGCGGAGCCGATCAGATTTTCGGAGCGCAGGTTACAAGTGATGGAGGTTTCATATTCGCAGGAGCAACAACTTCCTCGGGCGCAGGAAATTTTGACGCGCATCTTCTCAAATCCGATGCAAGCGGAAATATACAATGGAGCAAAACTTACGGAGGATTCAGCAACGACAGTTACCAGAGCATTGTTGAATTAAGTAGTGGCGGATATGCGGTAACGGGCTACACGCAATCTTTCGGAGCGGGTACGCATGATTTCATTTTATCAAATATAGATGCCAATGGAAATATTCTTTGGTCAAAAACGTATGGCGGAGGGAACAGCGATATTGGCGACCACCTCATTCAAACCAGCGATGGCGGTTATGCTTTCATGGGTCCAAGCATGTCATTCGGTGCGGGTAATTTTGATGTGATGCTTACTAAAACCGATAATACCGGCAATCTCCAATGGTCAGAAGTATACGGTGGCGCAGGAATAGAAATAGCACGCTCATTGGATGAAATGAACAGTGGCGGTTATCACATCTGCGGATTTACAAATAGTTTCGGAGCAGGAGGATTTGACATTTACTCCATCCGAACCGATGCAAACGGATTGAGCGGATGCAATGAAGCATCAGCAAATCCAACCGTAACTTCTCCAACGCTTGCATCTTCCAACTTCACTCCAAATATGAATGTCGGTGGCATTGAGGGAATTCCTGCAACACAAACAGACGGAATTTCTTTCATCACAACTACTTTATGTCCTTCTAATGCAAGAACTCAAAATCCGCCAACAGAACCTGAAAAGTTAAACCTGAAATCCGCAACTGAGATTTCCATCTATCCCAATCCAAACAGCGGAGAAATGACAATTAAATATTTCATCCCGGAAAACGAAAATGCAGAGCTTACAATCTTTGATTTAATGGGAAGAAAAAAAGCAAGCTATCTTTTAGGAGGAGAAAACAATCAACTTAATATTTCCGAAAAGGACTTACCCGAAGGAGTGTATTTCTATACTATTATTTCTAACGGTATAAAAATTAAACAGGATAAAATTATTGTGATAAAATAATTTTTGGTTAAGCGGGCATCCATAGAAAAAGGCGGGACAATTTTCTTCCCGCCTTTTCGCTTTTTTCCCTCTCCTATGGGAGAGGGTAGGGTGAGGTCATGCGCTTGGATTGGCAACCCTCACCATCTCCCCATCCGTATCCGCAATCCTTCCATCTTCAATGGTAACTTGCACAGATAATTTAATATATCCATCCAACTCCATCGTCAGCGTGTACTGCCCCGGGCGTAATCTTCTGATCTCATAATTCCCATCAGCATTTGTTGTGGTAGTCATCGTGCGCGTTGCGCTTCGGGAATTCGTTCTTGTCCTGTGAAGCGGAGCGTTAATCGTTATCAGCACGCCTTCAAGCGGAGCGCCAGTTAATTTATCTTTCGCAGTTCCTTTCACACCGCTTCCACCGCTGCTGCTGTCCACAATGATTCTCGCGTTTTTATAAGTTTCAAAAAAGGTCGGTTGAGTTTGCTCTAATGTATCCATCAATCCATCCATGATTCCAAGAGGA belongs to Bacteroidota bacterium and includes:
- a CDS encoding T9SS type A sorting domain-containing protein, producing the protein MKKYYLIFSAIVFRIFLVIVSSGIFLNAQDIYNPYKNYANPSLLIQDHPPLPLSPQLVGYAGEYMISIDKLHWYQGFPNLAKSYKVETVSFPFMMPCWQTGCADGSTTTRILRMPQNINTLDGLTKTFKGNFTQGMGLLPNIFSEENDIVSVSFRSDPLNPPLLDRPYYAHTILKFTIYLHCGNNTNDPIIDSLSWVYDNTRGRMRYYPFRNSNTAGGSNTSEYDVIFRPLVLADVNNHSFSQNNNASIYNPIFVLTGEGTINYFPFETISKAGCASTTIPANSNIFYNGSAYNFYQAAPYTLMSGMLMSVRGQVFAGHEESNLTNFEVNPLFTGIKHTYKIDKPINLTTINSREKIIYNPSEVEIDIGNINTPLVFPSNYIFKTIQGRYPTTSEVQAAAVNKVYDDIRNVPVSTSSTLDDDPTTSIDDRISYYYIFPGSKLRIDPCVTIFDAEIKLIGPGAILEYDPANTYGNFTINNSAGGTVTQVSSPQPLPCAEECHNASFYDYIGGPFGAQTNWTTANITTIFPSSTGGVVQVGVPLTIPSGTTITMNAGLRFEFGEGGKIVIEPGGSLIVNGTSANPVVFTSACQKMWKGIDVQGIKTSNQSSIIQGKIICNNAMIENALTGISTSKKDAYENKDLNSTGGIIRCQNTTFRNCRVAVEFLPYSFTSISYFINCIFETTGPFIEPSIKPFAFASLNNVTGVPFLGCTFANTFPTAFLSTERGKGIVSIDSYFMVNALSSSQLCKFQNLSYGIDASNAATLRPVFINKALFGDNTTGNTKDILLSSNPFALITSNQFNTGFINDPAPYGLYLNNCRGYKVEDNDFFSTNVQNAIGTIVNNGSPLNNEIYRNRYYNVKKGLQHQGIMLNTPFSIKCNDFTLNPVSNVDIAITSGLIGNQGSCSSNTTTPAGNTFLNICKVYNPFKNIWVNTGAGGFSYSHHTDAFTIPTCRTAQISLTQCTNAYIASNSCPSTLSPPCNPACERQIISEINTLTALLVAGDAPALYQIIASNSSAGQIKNALLAPGPYLSDGVLIAAITRTNPLPPGHIKDIIIPNSPVTSSVMTALNSINLPNGIRKNINDAQTGTSARAQVEAQLAALPPKDLAVSDLFRQYLNDSTIANPVDSVISFLVTQNDLTSRQTLLQAYLTKNDCQNSRTTFNQISSSSSSSFVTFYDLMTTLCEQSKTILELTADERFLLENLALQNADVSVSAQNILRFVYGMSFPEIIEDLIVPDSLKIKGVFIDGIVCGGNPVIGDTLFMFDSAMQEVSSITPVVTDANGNFAFDFFEVSRLNESAQFSFGTKSGLPLQTPGFQTITDWIAQSPITLVRSCPVTTYQKTIGGTGNEENNYCIHTPDGGFLIAGSTTSAGAGGRDIYVMRTDSAMNILWSRTFGGPNDDVLFDRQPTLSLGQIATPIGAIQGPSGGFIILGHTFSFGQGSSDLYLLRIGDSGNLIWSKTFGTNQIERGISVQQLSNGDLLLLGDVESGPFGGKDVYIIRTDVNGNTLWNKRLGAGGADQIFGAQVTSDGGFIFAGATTSSGAGNFDAHLLKSDASGNIQWSKTYGGFSNDSYQSIVELSSGGYAVTGYTQSFGAGTHDFILSNIDANGNILWSKTYGGGNSDIGDHLIQTSDGGYAFMGPSMSFGAGNFDVMLTKTDNTGNLQWSEVYGGAGIEIARSLDEMNSGGYHICGFTNSFGAGGFDIYSIRTDANGLSGCNEASANPTVTSPTLASSNFTPNMNVGGIEGIPATQTDGISFITTTLCPSNARTQNPPTEPEKLNLKSATEISIYPNPNSGEMTIKYFIPENENAELTIFDLMGRKKASYLLGGENNQLNISEKDLPEGVYFYTIISNGIKIKQDKIIVIK